AGCTTGAAGACATGCAAGATGAAAtgattgatttgattgaacAAAATGATGAGTTACAAAACATCCTAAGCGAAGGGTTCAACACTAATCTAGACCTTGACGAATTTGACGAGGCGGAATTGGACGGAGAACTAGAAGCCCTGGCAGAAGATatggaaaatgatgaacAATTCCTTATTAACGATACGGGGTTATTAGAAGGAGGAGAAGGCACAGTACCCTCTTATTTAAACGATAGTATACCACAAttcattgatgaagatCCTGAACAAAAATTAACTGATAAAACGTTAGAAAATGCATGATATTATGAGCATATAAAGTATTTACGTATttacatatatttttcatatattaaatgaatattcGTCGCCAATATCTTTTGCAGAGGTAcctaaaaaaaaagaagagattGCGAGAATTAAGAAAcatattgaatttaatatatacaGATCAAGAGCAAACCCAACCGTGATGGAGGAACTACCAAGTGACTTTAGTGACAGTAGTGATGAAAGTGTAGAATTGTTAATGACCACAAGAGAGCGCCGCTCAAATGCTGGTaataaactgaaaaaaCTGCTGGAAGAAGAGTTAGAACACGAAAACAACGTGAAGGGCCAGTACCAGGATAATGAGGATGAACTTGATCTCTTATTccaagaagatgaagacgatCAGGATTTTGACTTTGAATCGACAACTgtgaaaaagataaagaCGGTGGGAGAGTACGATGACTTATTGTTCAGTGAGTCTGAGGATGAGCCTGAATCAAACTCAGCtagtgatgaagaagctgaGCTAAGAAGACAAGAAAGGTTGCAAAAGAGAAAAgctcaaaagaagaaaagtatGCCCGCTATAAAGAGAACAGTGACAGCCAATGACAGCGTTCAAGCAGCcaagaagaggaagatgatTAGTGAGGAAATTAATGCTGAGAGTTTGTTAAAAGCAACGAGACGTACATCCAAGAGAACGTCAGTCGTGGAAAACAAACTGAAAGTTTATGAAAGATTATCGAAGGctgaagagaaaagaaagttgATCAAAGAGAAGTTAGAAAAGCAAAGGCAATTAAAAGCAGAGCattttaaatctttaaCACAGGAAGATAGACTCAATATTGCAAAGGAAACCGAAAAGACAAATTTATTGAGCTTGAATAAGTATAGAGAGCAAGAAGTTTATCAGAAGCAGAGGCGATTAGCATTACAAAATCAGGCAAAACTGAACAGATTCAGGCCTAATGAATTGATTCTAGAATACTTATCAACAACGTGGACGGTAACCCCTTTTATGGAGTTAGAAGACAGCAAGTACTGGACATCTGAACTATTAAGAAGAGATAAGATTTACAATAAAAGACTATatcgaagaaaatattccaggaagaataaaatgaaaaagcTTGAAGAGCAAAAGAATGAAAGTATGCAGAATGAAAACGTTAGGTCCAACCCTGTTGATGGACCGTCTGGGGACAAGAAGTTGGATTTCCCGGAAAAGCGGGCTCTCACCTCAAATGACGTGCTTAGAGAGTCTTCTGTGGAACCAAATCATAAAAATGGGGGCGAACTTGGCAATAATTCTGAACCGTACAAATCAGAAGCTGCTTTTAATGAGCATCACCCTGATTCGAAACAGCCTCTGGATAGACAGCCCATTAATGAAGGAAACTCATTATCTCATGAAGCCTCTGTAGATTCTAATGGTTCGACTGAAATAAGTATGCAAGACAGTAATTCTATTTCTCATGGACTAACCCTACATAATAGGCAGGCTTTTGAGGCAACCTCTGTAGATGAGTATCAAACTGAGGGATCTAGAGAGGCTTTTACTGTTTTGCCTGAGAAAGAAAGTGACAATGGTGGTGAAAGTTCCGCTGCTGGGCCTACGCTTGAGGCCTTAGATAGTCAAACAAAGACAGCAGAAGACACATACTCTTCAGTTCCTTTAAAACACGAAGACATTGATGAAAAGGGACATGTCGGCAGTGTCATTGCCGATGGAAAGCAAGTAAAGTTTGATATAGAACCGCAGGTTAATCTCATCGATGATACTATTTCACCTGCAATAGAGAATGAGGTAGAAGAGACGAAGGACACGAATAAATCTGAAGACATACTGGTGTTCGAAGGACCCCTGCAACAAGTGGGTAAAAACTTTGTTActgcttttttttattcCTCCATGATCAACCCTGATACAAAATACGATAAAAAACCAACATACAATATTCTTGGGGAGAAGAAGCCTGTAGTAGAACAGCTAAAGTTTGAACCAATGTTACGATCAAGGTTAGAGATCGAAGAGGGCACAGAATCGGCCTCTCAGCTTCAGTTGCCTAGCTTGGATATTTTAAATAGCTTTCCTAAATTTGGAGAGTTTGATAGAAAGGTCAAAGAAGATGttaaagttgaagaaaataaagataacaCGTTTAAGATAATTACTCCTGCACCCACTGGTATTTATGTCGCTTCAACCAATAACACAAGTACAAAcgtaaagaagaaatgtcTCATTAACAATGACGACTGTCATTACTTCGATCCAAAATTGGGTATCccatattcaaatttgaatagttATAAGgttattcaaagaattcaCCAGTGTCAGGAAGAAGGTGAGGAGAACTATAAATGGTTTGGGTTCAAAAATGGTGGTCTTTTCCTGAATACAACTCAGAAGCCGGCCAAAGGTGTGCctgaaaatttctattGAATAGTATATACGTTACATATTTAAGATGATATTCCAATTTCTGTTTCAATTGGGAGACTGGTTGAACGCTTCAACCAATGTCATAAAATGGTCTTGTGTTTCTTTTATAATGGattgttcaaaatttttgttacTATCTAAGTCGTTCCTGTCCAATGACAATGTTTGTTGTTGTAGGGAGTTTAAGACGTATAAGTAATTTACTGATAGGAATTTTTCCGGTGAGACTGCCTGTTTACTAGATCTGGTCATTATGGTCTCAAAATCATTTCTCAATCGTATGATTGAGTTATACAAAGGCTcagatttttcatcttgaaTTACCTCTTTGTCAACTTGTTCTGTTGAAACATGGGTTGTTAGGGTTAATAAGCTTTCCAAAAAAGTTGCGAAAAAAATAGTTAATTCGTGTGGTCTAACCATCTCGTCCTCAgtaattttcaataactgTGAATTAGATACTTTACTCAAGGAATCAGACTGCCAACTTACtaattgttgaaattttggcCATAGTAGGATTAATTGGTCATTTAGATAGCTTTCCACAACGGGTATTGATCTCCTTCCTGACTCAATTTCTAACTGGTTGGCAATTCTAATAGATATGAGCACACCAAATATATCGTACACATATTggtttatcaaaatttgttgcGTATAATTCAAAGCGTTCTTGAAAGTGGGCTCAAAAATTTGCTCTAATAGTCCATTGATTTCTTCCGTATTATTAgatatttggaaaaatttccTAGTGAAATTGTATTCAGCTGTACAATTGTCTAGAATAGCCAGGtttaaattcttgaatCCTGTTTCGATAAAATTATCTCtgctattattattttcagcGATTTGTGAGACCATAACAGTGTTGTCTTCCTGTGTCAGAAttgataatcttttcttaatttgGAAGTATTCTTTTATAGCTTCATTATCTACTGTAGATATGTACCCAGTCGATAAGTAGCttgtaaataatgatgaagaattgtTCTTGTTGGTACTATTTATCAAGACATTCCCCAAAGAGTATTGATTGTCTATTTGTTTGAATTGTAAAATTGTCAAAGATCGAATATAACGACCGAAATATTCCTTATAGTACCATCTCATTGTGTAAGCATAAGCTTGTCTTATTTCTAGGGCTAGAGAATAATTGTTTTctataataaatttgaaaatctcATTAACTTGTAACAATTGTTTTTGTATCCTTTGTGAAGAGATAGGGGGGCTACTCcttaataatttgatcCTAGAGACAATGAACTTTTTTGATCTTTCCAGTATTATAGATTTCAAAACGTCCAGGATATTACTTAGAAGTTGAAAGTCTTTTGGTAACATCAACAACTTACTATTTT
The genomic region above belongs to Kazachstania africana CBS 2517 chromosome 7, complete genome and contains:
- the VPS72 gene encoding Vps72p (similar to Saccharomyces cerevisiae VPS72 (YDR485C); ancestral locus Anc_3.100); translated protein: MEELPSDFSDSSDESVELLMTTRERRSNAGNKLKKLLEEELEHENNVKGQYQDNEDELDLLFQEDEDDQDFDFESTTVKKIKTVGEYDDLLFSESEDEPESNSASDEEAELRRQERLQKRKAQKKKSMPAIKRTVTANDSVQAAKKRKMISEEINAESLLKATRRTSKRTSVVENKLKVYERLSKAEEKRKLIKEKLEKQRQLKAEHFKSLTQEDRLNIAKETEKTNLLSLNKYREQEVYQKQRRLALQNQAKLNRFRPNELILEYLSTTWTVTPFMELEDSKYWTSELLRRDKIYNKRLYRRKYSRKNKMKKLEEQKNESMQNENVRSNPVDGPSGDKKLDFPEKRALTSNDVLRESSVEPNHKNGGELGNNSEPYKSEAAFNEHHPDSKQPLDRQPINEGNSLSHEASVDSNGSTEISMQDSNSISHGLTLHNRQAFEATSVDEYQTEGSREAFTVLPEKESDNGGESSAAGPTLEALDSQTKTAEDTYSSVPLKHEDIDEKGHVGSVIADGKQVKFDIEPQVNLIDDTISPAIENEVEETKDTNKSEDILVFEGPLQQVGKNFVTAFFYSSMINPDTKYDKKPTYNILGEKKPVVEQLKFEPMLRSRLEIEEGTESASQLQLPSLDILNSFPKFGEFDRKVKEDVKVEENKDNTFKIITPAPTGIYVASTNNTSTNVKKKCLINNDDCHYFDPKLGIPYSNLNSYKVIQRIHQCQEEGEENYKWFGFKNGGLFLNTTQKPAKGVPENFY
- the VPS52 gene encoding Vps52p (similar to Saccharomyces cerevisiae VPS52 (YDR484W); ancestral locus Anc_3.102); the encoded protein is METLNNILGTTVPLGKDNKNTQNTSEQPYTVESDCFSDFISDHNNWVKANPNLSNVTHLKEELGKFENRHKDIQATLVNVIPPLKDSLQTFSEQLSAFTNELGFIRNKSSELKALLDDNSQKLADISPMVNDLIIPPKIVDEIVHGKINSNWQDNITFIKDKQEIYSRYKNQQNVQNSKLLMLPKDFQLLSNILDVLKSIILERSKKFIVSRIKLLRSSPPISSQRIQKQLLQVNEIFKFIIENNYSLALEIRQAYAYTMRWYYKEYFGRYIRSLTILQFKQIDNQYSLGNVLINSTNKNNSSSLFTSYLSTGYISTVDNEAIKEYFQIKKRLSILTQEDNTVMVSQIAENNNSRDNFIETGFKNLNLAILDNCTAEYNFTRKFFQISNNTEEINGLLEQIFEPTFKNALNYTQQILINQYVYDIFGVLISIRIANQLEIESGRRSIPVVESYLNDQLILLWPKFQQLVSWQSDSLSKVSNSQLLKITEDEMVRPHELTIFFATFLESLLTLTTHVSTEQVDKEVIQDEKSEPLYNSIIRLRNDFETIMTRSSKQAVSPEKFLSVNYLYVLNSLQQQTLSLDRNDLDSNKNFEQSIIKETQDHFMTLVEAFNQSPN